In Oncorhynchus nerka isolate Pitt River linkage group LG26, Oner_Uvic_2.0, whole genome shotgun sequence, one DNA window encodes the following:
- the LOC115110328 gene encoding uncharacterized protein LOC115110328 isoform X2 has protein sequence MVLVIGEEFNATLWNSGKRLNSKILCIKCSIKPKTPTVQKVKPTENGNFLVKWKTNYPDDAPFSQDLIAELSYRKKGETYEVSKNDSTTSHELLGRDLEPNTIYALKVRTYTDMSSRFSDWSEELEFTNPASSRKVLQIVIVFSCIAVIIITSALFWCSVRLKTKLWDNIPKCSNPDLLYMVPGVPKVLSPPKIPLSSIYVDSSKMDTEGKTWTNPSIVDGSSGRGSGSELDSSSSLGYAHTCPMSPEPSNVQIISHLQEALSKVFPSLVPLDENPQSLLLAPPMTDDGTQMNCPEPNRDIGVCSSDYNPLHFMSESGGSCGSSCYNNITYSPSVPLNSIQELTTSKTSSFPKQPLLFCNSSYHSGEAEVLKNAHPQLFLGTGQQDLNLSTNCTPVLQTEFSYHPCDGTSDDSETTTSAEDTSLIYGSNDSNVSEPHNVISVVAGYQSFSEAVGKDNKRGTDAFMDVPLPLKGFQDVDSSEPLIYDVNPCYHGLPGPGCCLPPSDVDYQTLQSLGQNSPDQWVSDKLLNKCLETEIPQSSMRNIPLNVLSNSQGGQYPIPGNPFLTAFCSDQAMQIDNDSSYHCV, from the exons ATGGTCCTTGTTATTGGGGAGGAGTTTAATGCAACACTTTGGAATTCTGGGAAGCGTCTAAATTCCAAAATCCTCTGTATCAAATGCAGCA TAAAACCCAAAACCCCCACCGTCCAAAAGGTGAAACCAACAGAAAATGGGAATTTCCTGGTCAAATGGAAGACAAACTACCCTGATGATGCACCGTTTTCTCAGGACTTGATTGCCGAATTGAGCTACAGAAAGAAAGGAGAAACATATGAG GTGTCCAAAAATGACTCAACAACTTCCCATGAATTACTTGGCAGAGACTTGGAGCCAAACACCATTTATGCTCTGAAGGTCAGAACCTATACTGACATGAGCAGCCGTTTCAGTGACTGGAGTGAAGAGTTGGAATTCACCAACC CTGCATCATCTCGGAAAGTACTCCAGATTGTCATTGTTTTCAGTTGCATTGCTGTTATCATCATCACAAGTGCTTTGTTTTGGTGCAGTGTTAG ACTCAAAACCAAGTTGTGGGATAATATTCCTAAATGTTCAAACCCAGACCTTTTGTATATGGTTCCAGGAGTGCCTAAG GTATTGTCTCCTCCCAAAATACCTTTATCCTCCATCTATGTTGATTCTTCAAAAATGGACACTGAAGGAAAAACATG GACAAACCCCTCAATAGTAGATGGGAGCAGTGGAAGAGGTAGTGGCTCAGAGCTTGACTCATCATCTTCCCTGGGTTATGCCCACACATGTCCCATGAGCCCTGAACCTAGTAATGTGCAGATCATTAGCCATCTTCAAGAGGCCCTGAGCAAAGTCTTTCCCAGCCTTGTTCCTTTGGACGAGAATCCTCAGTCATTGCTCTTAGCCCCTCCTATGACAGATGATGGCACACAAATGAACTGCCCTGAGCCAAATAGAGACATTGGTGTGTGTTCATCTGACTACAATCCTCTTCATTTTATGAGTGAGTCTGGAGGCTCTTGTGGGTCGTCTTGTTACAACAATATTACCTACTCCCCCTCAGTGCCCCTCAACTCCATTCAAGAGTTAACAACAAGCAAGACATCCTCATTTCCTAAGCAGCCTCTGCTCTTTTGTAACTCCTCCTACCATTCTGGTGAGGCTGAAGTGTTGAAAAATGCCCATCCACAGCTGTTTCTTGGTACTGGTCAACAAGACCTTAACTTGTCCACTAACTGTACACCCGTCTTGCAAACCGAGTTTTCATATCACCCGTGTGATGGCACCAGTGATGATTCAGAGACTACCACGTCAGCAGAGGACACCAGTCTGATCTATGGCTCTAATGACAGCAATGTGTCCGAACCTCACAATGTTATCAGTGTCGTTGCTGGATATCAGAGCTTCAGTGAGGCGGTCGGTAAGGACAATAAGAGAGGAACTGATGCCTTCATGGATGTGCCACTGCCACTTAAGGGTTTCCAGGATGTGGACAGTAGCGAGCCACTGATTTACGATGTGAATCCATGTTACCACGGCCTGCCTGGCCCTGGATGCTGCCTCCCCCCGAGTGACGTCGATTATCAGACTTTACAGAGCCTGGGACAAAATAGCCCAGATCAGTGGGTTTCAGACAAACTGCTGAACAAGTGTTTGGAGACTGAGATCCCTCAAAGCTCCATGAGGAACATACCTCTAAATGTCCTGTCCAACTCACAGGGAGGACAATATCCGATACCCGGAAATCCCTTTCTTACTGCTTTCTGTTCAGACCAAGCCATGCAAATAGACAATGACAGCTCTTATCATTGTGTGTGA
- the LOC115110328 gene encoding uncharacterized protein LOC115110328 isoform X1, protein MFLLIIIFTNFGTLIADDAMSDGNLQCFNDYDKSMVCHFTTDKSKCAEYYMTLELLGSQNKGQNDCTFKEKERSNDVFKCGCSIDPMVLVIGEEFNATLWNSGKRLNSKILCIKCSIKPKTPTVQKVKPTENGNFLVKWKTNYPDDAPFSQDLIAELSYRKKGETYEVSKNDSTTSHELLGRDLEPNTIYALKVRTYTDMSSRFSDWSEELEFTNPASSRKVLQIVIVFSCIAVIIITSALFWCSVRLKTKLWDNIPKCSNPDLLYMVPGVPKVLSPPKIPLSSIYVDSSKMDTEGKTWTNPSIVDGSSGRGSGSELDSSSSLGYAHTCPMSPEPSNVQIISHLQEALSKVFPSLVPLDENPQSLLLAPPMTDDGTQMNCPEPNRDIGVCSSDYNPLHFMSESGGSCGSSCYNNITYSPSVPLNSIQELTTSKTSSFPKQPLLFCNSSYHSGEAEVLKNAHPQLFLGTGQQDLNLSTNCTPVLQTEFSYHPCDGTSDDSETTTSAEDTSLIYGSNDSNVSEPHNVISVVAGYQSFSEAVGKDNKRGTDAFMDVPLPLKGFQDVDSSEPLIYDVNPCYHGLPGPGCCLPPSDVDYQTLQSLGQNSPDQWVSDKLLNKCLETEIPQSSMRNIPLNVLSNSQGGQYPIPGNPFLTAFCSDQAMQIDNDSSYHCV, encoded by the exons ATGTTTCTATTGATTATTATATTCACAAACTTTGGGACTTTGATAGCTGATGATG CAATGAGTGACGGAAATCTTCAATGCTTCAACGATTATGACAAAAGTATGGTTTGTCATTTTACAACTGACAAGTCTAAGTGTGCTGAATACTACATGACATTGGAATTATTGGGCTCGCAAAATAA AGGCCAGAATGATTGTACTTTCAAGGAAAAGGAGAGGTCCAATGATGTTTTCAAATGTGGATGCTCTATTGATCCAATGGTCCTTGTTATTGGGGAGGAGTTTAATGCAACACTTTGGAATTCTGGGAAGCGTCTAAATTCCAAAATCCTCTGTATCAAATGCAGCA TAAAACCCAAAACCCCCACCGTCCAAAAGGTGAAACCAACAGAAAATGGGAATTTCCTGGTCAAATGGAAGACAAACTACCCTGATGATGCACCGTTTTCTCAGGACTTGATTGCCGAATTGAGCTACAGAAAGAAAGGAGAAACATATGAG GTGTCCAAAAATGACTCAACAACTTCCCATGAATTACTTGGCAGAGACTTGGAGCCAAACACCATTTATGCTCTGAAGGTCAGAACCTATACTGACATGAGCAGCCGTTTCAGTGACTGGAGTGAAGAGTTGGAATTCACCAACC CTGCATCATCTCGGAAAGTACTCCAGATTGTCATTGTTTTCAGTTGCATTGCTGTTATCATCATCACAAGTGCTTTGTTTTGGTGCAGTGTTAG ACTCAAAACCAAGTTGTGGGATAATATTCCTAAATGTTCAAACCCAGACCTTTTGTATATGGTTCCAGGAGTGCCTAAG GTATTGTCTCCTCCCAAAATACCTTTATCCTCCATCTATGTTGATTCTTCAAAAATGGACACTGAAGGAAAAACATG GACAAACCCCTCAATAGTAGATGGGAGCAGTGGAAGAGGTAGTGGCTCAGAGCTTGACTCATCATCTTCCCTGGGTTATGCCCACACATGTCCCATGAGCCCTGAACCTAGTAATGTGCAGATCATTAGCCATCTTCAAGAGGCCCTGAGCAAAGTCTTTCCCAGCCTTGTTCCTTTGGACGAGAATCCTCAGTCATTGCTCTTAGCCCCTCCTATGACAGATGATGGCACACAAATGAACTGCCCTGAGCCAAATAGAGACATTGGTGTGTGTTCATCTGACTACAATCCTCTTCATTTTATGAGTGAGTCTGGAGGCTCTTGTGGGTCGTCTTGTTACAACAATATTACCTACTCCCCCTCAGTGCCCCTCAACTCCATTCAAGAGTTAACAACAAGCAAGACATCCTCATTTCCTAAGCAGCCTCTGCTCTTTTGTAACTCCTCCTACCATTCTGGTGAGGCTGAAGTGTTGAAAAATGCCCATCCACAGCTGTTTCTTGGTACTGGTCAACAAGACCTTAACTTGTCCACTAACTGTACACCCGTCTTGCAAACCGAGTTTTCATATCACCCGTGTGATGGCACCAGTGATGATTCAGAGACTACCACGTCAGCAGAGGACACCAGTCTGATCTATGGCTCTAATGACAGCAATGTGTCCGAACCTCACAATGTTATCAGTGTCGTTGCTGGATATCAGAGCTTCAGTGAGGCGGTCGGTAAGGACAATAAGAGAGGAACTGATGCCTTCATGGATGTGCCACTGCCACTTAAGGGTTTCCAGGATGTGGACAGTAGCGAGCCACTGATTTACGATGTGAATCCATGTTACCACGGCCTGCCTGGCCCTGGATGCTGCCTCCCCCCGAGTGACGTCGATTATCAGACTTTACAGAGCCTGGGACAAAATAGCCCAGATCAGTGGGTTTCAGACAAACTGCTGAACAAGTGTTTGGAGACTGAGATCCCTCAAAGCTCCATGAGGAACATACCTCTAAATGTCCTGTCCAACTCACAGGGAGGACAATATCCGATACCCGGAAATCCCTTTCTTACTGCTTTCTGTTCAGACCAAGCCATGCAAATAGACAATGACAGCTCTTATCATTGTGTGTGA